A segment of the Lycium ferocissimum isolate CSIRO_LF1 chromosome 5, AGI_CSIRO_Lferr_CH_V1, whole genome shotgun sequence genome:
TGATACAATGGGTGCCAATGGATGCGCTGCCAAAAGCCCACGTGGACTTCCATGTATGTCCATCTGAAATTTTATTTACActatcaaaatatataactAATTAAATTTAACACAATATAAGAAAGTACTGTTACTAATTCATATTGGAATTTTGAACAAAAGAATTGTGAGTTCGTAAATTAGAAAACTTAAAAATTAATCTTGGATCATAAATGTTTTTGCTCTACCATAGTAATTTCGTCCTTGAATACAAAATTATTATAAGAATTGCTATAAATTAATCTTCATACTCGTTTACATATTTCGAGTAATATAATTAATTCTAGCATATTACTTATCCTATTTTTCAAGCTAAGATGATGTGATTATGAAAATACCTTAACACTACAAGAATTGGCACGTTTTGCCGCAGAAAGTGGAAAAGAACCAAATTGCGACTTGAGGATGCAAAAGAAGTCCGGCTTTCAAGTAGTTCAAGAATGGTGCCGTTGAGTTTTTGACTCTTTAACTCAAGACTAGTCAATTCTATTTCTCAAGTGGGAAATGATATAATTCAAACGGTAGAGTGTCACCTTGAAATGATGAAAATCATCAGATTCAGCTTTCGCATTTGCGGCGACTCGAGTCACCTTAGGATCCTAAGAAAGTAGAAACTTAAAAATTACTTTCTTTATCCtaatttatatgatatttttcactttttgatattcaactatataaaatttgaccgacattttaaaacatatttttttcatcaaatgAGCGTGAGAAGAAAAGCAACTTAATTGTACAgttttttaatatctaaatATTAAGTTTAAAACATTAAGTAACCTGatccaatttaacttcaaagttTAGTAAATTGAATCCTGAAAAATAAAAactgccacataaattggaacaaagGAGTAAAAACTTTATACCTGATGGAAGCCGAGTTCTCTTGTGAGAGGAACGCCAATCTCAGCCATACAACCACCAATCTTCTGATCAGAACCGTAGAATTCATGATACCTATTAATACAATCATCTAAAATCTTCACTAGTACCTCTGCTAAAGGATAACTAATAGCAATTCCACCACCACCATAAGCCATACCATAAGAATGCACCAAATCTTGTTCCACACTTTCTGAATTACCACCTATATAATACATCTGATTATGATCATATTTACCTAAAACAGTCACCAAATTCTCTGTAAAAAATACCGTATCATCGTCCCCCATAACGAACCACCTCACATTCTTCAGCCCCAATTCGAAACTTTCCTTTACAATCCTTGCGATCCTCACTGCTGACCTGTCACCGTACAAACACGTATACTTGAAACCTGACGTGTCCTCTGACACTCTATAGGGTGGTGAATTTTCGGGCCACGTGTCGTTTTCTTGGGGATTTTCGTCTAGCCACACGAATCCACGTGTCACGTTTGGTTCCCACCATAGGTCAGAATAATATCTACGATTATTCCATGTCTTGGCAGACCCTCCAATGCCAAATAAAATATGTGTTATGTTtgtaatttcttctttttctctaaaATTATTTGTAACGGCAGTACTATAAGCATAGCTAGTGTGAATATTGATGGCACCACAATCTGAACATGGATTAAACCATTTGGATGGATTAGAGAAAGCAGTGAAGGAGACTAAGGAAATGGAGGCAACTAAGCAAATGGCAAGAAAAGCCTTCATCAAAATGGTGGAAATATTAGTGATTTTGGTGTTAGTGTGGAATAATGAACTGACGTAGTTCCTCAAGAGTTTTAATGGatcttgaatattatttgaggtagaagaagcagaagaagatTGTGGTGGCTGATGAgacattttcttcaaattcttgCTTCTTTAAGGGAAAGAGAGTTTTTTTCAAACAGGGAAGCTgggaatttttattttatttttggttcaaAAGGGTGGTGGTCTTCTACTTAAATCCTAAGTCTTAAAGCTAAGGGAATGTAaagtttattttatatattgtaGTTCTTGCCTGATTGGGTAGTTATGGGATTTGACTTAAATGTCTTTTTCGCTTGTTTATTTCTATTAGggtaagaaaataattttggagaatAAAGACTTACAATACAATTAAGTCTcacaaggaaaaaaattatgcaAGGTGGGGATGGGAGGAAATGAGTAAAAGTATCCCTTCACAATTTGAATAGCTAGAAGACAATTATTgtgttattttcatattttttatgtGTAATAATAAAGATTTCtgataaaaaaaacataaaattttaagTCAACTAATTTATCGAGCAATcttttactatatataatatttaaaaaaaatcctttttactTGGAGTTTCTTAGAAAAAAGACACAAGATTATACTAGTTTTAAATTCATAAAGAGTGGTGAAGATCAACTTGAGCACTATTAATGTCATACATTAATCTATATCAAGAAATGACAcacatgaattaaataaatgaagtgtgtCAACTTCTACGTGGAAGAGTTGTGCACGTCCTCAACAGGCaaacttatgattttaattgttgtaatcactgatatttaaaaaaagaattaaaaagacTAAAACTTTTTTAATGGATAATTTTAAATATGGGAAAATAGAAAATGGGCTTTTatacttcaaaatatattatggaGGAGACAAATGAGATCAATGAACTGTAAATCTTGCCGGTTTCTAATAAAACATATATGTAACGAATGAACAGGGTGTTattaattactaataaataTCCTAAATCAATTCAAATATATTGATAGGTTAGATGTATTTAGGGACATTTAAACAAGATGCTTTTGACGCATTAATTTACAATTtatgaagaaacaaaaatgatttCAAGTAATTAATGGAACAAGGGTCTCAAAATTCAAGTAAGGTTGTCTCTTGACTCTTTCAATGTGTAAATTGGATATCCTAGAGGCGCACGTTAAGAAATTCGCTCTACAGGCGCACGTTACGCGAGGATAGCTAACATACGCCAGTCAGAGTAATGGCCAGAAAACGTGCAACTATAACGTCAACGCAACCTAATAAACCACCAGTGCAACCCCAAGCTCCACCACTGCCTGAAAATGGCCGTGTTGTTACCCCTGAGACTGGAATTCCACAAGCACTAGCCCCGATTCAGCTCACTCAATGGCTAACCGGAGCTATGCAAGAGTCAAATGTACATCAGGCTCCGACGAAGGTGGCGACGCAACGAGAACCAACAATAGTAACGACACCTCACACGGatgttgaaaatgaaactaTGGCAGCTCAAGCAACACGAAAGCTTACCTTCTCGACGGTGAGCTCGGCGGTGGCAATTGAAGCACCACGAAGGNNNNNNNNNNNNNNNNNNNNNNNNNNNNNNNNNNNNNNNNNNNNNNNNNNNNNNNNNNNNNNNNNNNNNNNNNNNNNNNNNNNNNNNNNN
Coding sequences within it:
- the LOC132057114 gene encoding uncharacterized protein LOC132057114, which translates into the protein MSHQPPQSSSASSTSNNIQDPLKLLRNYVSSLFHTNTKITNISTILMKAFLAICLVASISLVSFTAFSNPSKWFNPCSDCGAINIHTSYAYSTAVTNNFREKEEITNITHILFGIGGSAKTWNNRRYYSDLWWEPNVTRGFVWLDENPQENDTWPENSPPYRVSEDTSGFKYTCLYGDRSAVRIARIVKESFELGLKNVRWFVMGDDDTVFFTENLVTVLGKYDHNQMYYIGGNSESVEQDLVHSYGMAYGGGGIAISYPLAEVLVKILDDCINRYHEFYGSDQKIGGCMAEIGVPLTRELGFHQMDIHGSPRGLLAAHPLAPIVSLHHLGVINSLIPLMGQVDSVKKVIEAYKKDPSRTMQQSICHDLKKNWSLSVSWGYSIQLYPSLMSAKELETPMRTFETWKGFEEPFTFNTRPNYIEPCQRPIEYYLDRVFELDNGETLTSYKRIGNYNKQCENENYAPALSVQMVNVTAAILSPQVWRQAPHRQCCEVINGENDTNIDTVLQIRIRSCNKWESVTLPFDINEGH